The [Bacillus] selenitireducens MLS10 genome includes a region encoding these proteins:
- a CDS encoding DUF1292 domain-containing protein, giving the protein MSDYQIHEPQETERIVIPDENGDEHLFEVLFTFDVDATEKSYIVVTPEGSQADDEEEVEVHAFLYEEDEQGEMTLFPIESDEEWEMVEELLNTFSDDGES; this is encoded by the coding sequence ATGTCTGATTATCAAATACACGAACCGCAGGAAACAGAACGTATTGTCATCCCTGATGAGAATGGAGACGAGCATCTGTTTGAGGTCCTGTTTACTTTCGATGTGGATGCTACAGAAAAGTCATACATCGTTGTGACACCGGAAGGATCGCAGGCGGATGATGAAGAGGAAGTGGAAGTCCATGCCTTTCTTTATGAAGAGGACGAGCAGGGTGAAATGACGCTGTTCCCGATTGAATCTGATGAAGAATGGGAAATGGTTGAGGAACTCTTAAACACCTTCTCCGATGACGGTGAATCGTAA
- the mnmA gene encoding tRNA 2-thiouridine(34) synthase MnmA, translated as MNNEKRPEDTRIVVGMSGGVDSSVTAHLLKEQGYEVIGIFMKNWDDTDEFGVCTATEDYEDVIRVCNQLDIPYYAVNFEKQYWDKVFTYFLDEYKSGRTPNPDVMCNKEIKFKAFLDHAMTLGADYVATGHYAKVSHTPDGVKLLRGKDRNKDQTYFLNALSQDQLRHVLFPLGDIEKPRVREIAEEAGLATAGKKDSTGICFIGERNFKEFLSEYLPAQPGNMETLDGEVKGTHDGLMYYTLGQRQGLGIGGSGEPWFVIDKDLSRNVLLVGQGFHHPALYSEGLKADGVNWVAGSAPAERFHCTVKTRYRQQDRGATVTVEPDGSVTLMFDEAERAVTPGQAVVFYDDEICLGGGTINERIKSELAVKR; from the coding sequence ATGAATAATGAAAAAAGACCGGAAGATACCCGAATTGTCGTGGGAATGTCCGGGGGTGTTGATTCGTCTGTGACGGCGCATCTGTTGAAAGAACAAGGCTATGAAGTGATCGGAATTTTCATGAAGAACTGGGATGATACCGATGAGTTTGGTGTGTGCACGGCGACGGAAGATTATGAAGATGTGATCCGTGTCTGTAACCAGCTTGATATTCCGTACTATGCGGTCAATTTTGAAAAGCAGTATTGGGATAAAGTATTTACGTATTTTCTCGATGAATATAAATCCGGCCGGACCCCGAATCCGGATGTGATGTGTAACAAAGAGATCAAATTCAAAGCATTTCTGGATCATGCGATGACGCTCGGAGCCGATTATGTGGCAACAGGCCACTATGCGAAAGTGTCGCATACCCCTGACGGCGTTAAGCTGCTCCGCGGAAAAGACCGCAACAAAGACCAGACGTACTTCCTGAATGCACTCAGTCAGGATCAGCTGCGGCATGTCCTGTTTCCTCTTGGTGATATTGAAAAACCGAGAGTCCGGGAGATTGCGGAAGAAGCGGGACTCGCAACTGCCGGTAAAAAAGACAGCACAGGCATCTGCTTTATCGGAGAGCGTAATTTTAAAGAATTTTTGAGTGAGTACCTTCCGGCTCAGCCCGGTAATATGGAAACCCTCGATGGCGAAGTGAAAGGCACCCATGATGGTCTGATGTATTACACACTCGGTCAGCGTCAGGGGCTTGGCATCGGCGGATCCGGTGAACCTTGGTTTGTCATTGATAAGGATTTGTCGAGAAACGTCTTGCTTGTCGGTCAGGGTTTTCATCATCCTGCCCTCTATTCAGAAGGCTTGAAGGCTGATGGGGTGAACTGGGTCGCAGGCTCGGCTCCGGCAGAGCGTTTTCACTGTACGGTGAAGACACGTTACCGCCAGCAGGACCGCGGAGCAACGGTAACTGTGGAACCGGACGGATCGGTGACGTTGATGTTTGACGAGGCGGAGCGTGCCGTCACGCCAGGTCAGGCAGTTGTCTTTTATGACGATGAGATTTGTCTTGGCGGCGGAACCATCAATGAACGAATCAAATCGGAACTAGCAGTAAAGAGGTGA
- a CDS encoding IreB family regulatory phosphoprotein gives MGSQDHTMKFNFNDDAMNDDVKSVLLKVYSALDDKGYHPINQIVGYLLSGDPAYIPRHNDARTLIRKVERDELIEELVRSYLAHHMQEEKEEE, from the coding sequence ATGGGATCCCAGGATCACACAATGAAATTCAATTTTAATGATGATGCGATGAACGACGATGTGAAATCTGTTCTTTTGAAGGTGTACAGTGCACTGGATGATAAAGGATATCACCCGATCAACCAGATCGTCGGCTATCTGTTGTCAGGAGATCCGGCTTATATTCCCCGTCACAATGATGCCCGTACACTGATTCGGAAGGTGGAACGTGACGAGTTGATCGAAGAACTTGTACGATCCTATCTCGCTCATCATATGCAAGAAGAGAAGGAAGAGGAATGA
- a CDS encoding cysteine desulfurase family protein, producing MKTQSIYLDHAATSPVYPEVVNAMMPYFSEDFGNPSSIHQSGRSGRKGMDQARELTGIILGARYDEVVFTSGGTESDNLAIFGAVAALRDKGQHVITAKTEHHAVLHACEQLEREGCEVTYLDVDQNGLIDVAELKKAIREDTVLATFMYGNNETGAVQPIRAIGEVLREHGILFHTDAVQAANSMPISFRELPVDLMSFTGHKLNGPKGTGVLLVKKGTPLYPRLFGGEQEKKRRPGTENVPGAVGFAKALEMTAQSRAENVQFYEDCRYRMLDVFHKQGIDIKVNSTAPVKLSHILNVSFPGVNVEQLLMNLDMEGVHVSSGSACTAGSIDPSHVLTAMYPEDPTVAGSAIRISFGYGHSLEDTALAAERISQVVKRLQKPQPHAKR from the coding sequence TTGAAAACACAGTCCATTTATTTGGATCATGCTGCAACATCACCTGTGTATCCTGAGGTGGTGAATGCCATGATGCCTTATTTTTCTGAGGATTTCGGCAATCCGTCAAGTATCCATCAGTCAGGCCGAAGCGGGAGAAAGGGCATGGATCAGGCCAGGGAGCTGACAGGGATCATCCTTGGAGCCCGTTATGACGAAGTGGTGTTTACGAGTGGCGGAACAGAATCGGATAATCTGGCAATCTTCGGTGCCGTTGCAGCACTTCGTGATAAAGGGCAACATGTCATTACGGCAAAGACGGAACATCATGCGGTTCTCCATGCCTGTGAACAGCTTGAGAGAGAGGGATGTGAGGTCACGTATCTCGATGTGGATCAAAACGGTCTCATTGACGTTGCAGAACTGAAAAAAGCGATTCGTGAAGACACCGTCCTCGCGACTTTTATGTATGGAAATAACGAAACAGGCGCTGTACAGCCGATCCGTGCGATTGGGGAAGTGCTTCGTGAACACGGGATTCTTTTCCATACAGACGCTGTGCAGGCTGCGAATTCGATGCCGATTTCTTTTCGGGAACTGCCGGTGGATCTGATGAGTTTTACCGGTCACAAACTGAATGGTCCGAAGGGGACGGGGGTGTTGCTCGTAAAAAAAGGCACGCCTCTTTATCCCCGTCTGTTTGGAGGCGAGCAGGAAAAGAAACGAAGACCCGGGACGGAAAATGTACCGGGCGCAGTCGGTTTTGCAAAAGCCCTGGAGATGACCGCCCAGTCAAGAGCGGAGAACGTGCAGTTCTATGAAGACTGCCGTTATCGGATGCTCGATGTGTTTCATAAACAGGGTATTGATATCAAGGTCAACAGTACAGCTCCTGTCAAGCTTTCACATATTCTTAATGTCAGCTTTCCTGGAGTCAATGTCGAACAGCTCTTGATGAATCTCGATATGGAGGGTGTTCATGTATCGAGCGGTTCCGCCTGCACGGCAGGCTCAATTGATCCGTCACATGTCTTGACGGCTATGTACCCGGAAGACCCTACCGTTGCGGGTTCGGCCATCCGAATCAGTTTTGGTTATGGTCATTCGCTTGAAGATACGGCACTCGCGGCAGAACGGATCAGTCAGGTTGTCAAACGGCTGCAAAAGCCACAGCCACATGCAAAGAGGTGA
- the recD2 gene encoding SF1B family DNA helicase RecD2, with product MADEQNETKTFIQGELIAQVFHAPETLYTVAKIRVKKASDDIDEKEMTVVGPMKPPEKDMVYRFEGSLTEHPLYGRQLQFDSCETVMPETGEGIVLYLSSDRFEGIGRKTAQSIVSVLGESAISKILENRKVLDDVPNMNEAKKEILVSQLKEDQGIEGILTKLYDFGFGVKMALKVYQAYQESALDIMEQNPYRLVEDIEGIGFQKADQIGRKQGLTVNHGDRLKAGLLFCLQEETFSNGHTYIEATELLVLADQLLSAGVTEPIDESSLSQQLLELEEEDKIRYENGRCFVPSLYHAERGIVTHMDRLLNRMEQVDQFPEAEIYKALGEVEEELGITYAESQREAVFTGLHSPVMILTGGPGTGKTTVIEGIVKVFGRLKGVSVDPAEYGKKDGPFPIVMAAPTGRAAKRMTESTGLPASTIHRLLGYKGENEGYFEKDDDDPIDGELLIIDEVSMVDTWLMNQLLKATPTWMQVIFVGDEDQLPSVGPGQVLEDLLASDAAPNVRLVDIFRQEEGSRIIDFSHQIKESRLPPEGIDTSNKDLRFFPCQTQGVQTIVRQVCEGAVKKGYHARDIQVLAPMYKGEAGVDALNVMLQNLFNPKRERVREVQFGEVTYRVGDMVLQLINDPENNVFNGDRGEIVSIIRAKETVEKVMKITISFNGEEVDYERNDLNMITHAYCCTIHKSQGSEFPIVVMPVVKSYWRMLRKKLIYTGATRAKGYLILCGEWDALEKAVVTGEETLRRTTLKERLLSVVPAKEKEEGR from the coding sequence ATGGCTGACGAACAGAACGAAACAAAAACGTTCATACAGGGTGAACTGATAGCCCAGGTGTTTCATGCACCTGAAACGCTCTATACCGTGGCGAAGATCCGGGTGAAAAAGGCGAGTGACGACATCGATGAAAAAGAGATGACGGTAGTCGGTCCCATGAAACCGCCTGAAAAAGATATGGTTTACCGCTTTGAAGGCAGTCTGACGGAACATCCGCTTTACGGCAGGCAGCTTCAGTTTGATTCCTGTGAAACGGTCATGCCGGAAACGGGCGAGGGAATTGTGCTGTATTTGTCGAGCGACCGTTTCGAAGGAATTGGCCGCAAAACCGCCCAGTCCATCGTGAGTGTCCTCGGTGAGAGCGCCATATCGAAAATTCTTGAAAACCGTAAGGTACTCGATGACGTTCCGAACATGAACGAAGCCAAAAAAGAGATCCTCGTCAGTCAGCTCAAAGAAGATCAGGGGATCGAGGGTATTTTGACAAAGCTGTATGATTTTGGATTTGGCGTGAAGATGGCGCTGAAGGTCTATCAGGCCTATCAGGAAAGTGCCCTTGATATCATGGAACAGAATCCCTATCGCCTTGTGGAGGACATCGAAGGCATCGGCTTTCAAAAAGCCGATCAGATTGGCCGTAAGCAGGGACTGACCGTGAACCACGGGGACCGTTTAAAAGCAGGGCTTCTCTTTTGTCTTCAGGAAGAGACCTTCTCAAACGGTCATACATATATCGAGGCGACGGAGCTGCTTGTTCTTGCAGACCAGCTTCTTTCTGCCGGCGTGACGGAGCCCATTGATGAGAGCAGTCTCAGCCAACAGCTCCTTGAACTTGAAGAAGAAGACAAAATCCGCTATGAAAACGGACGCTGCTTCGTGCCGTCGCTTTATCATGCGGAGCGGGGGATTGTCACCCATATGGACCGTCTGTTAAACCGGATGGAACAGGTGGACCAGTTTCCGGAGGCGGAAATATACAAAGCCCTCGGCGAAGTGGAGGAAGAACTGGGCATCACCTATGCGGAGTCTCAGCGCGAAGCCGTATTCACAGGTCTTCATTCACCAGTCATGATTCTGACAGGTGGACCCGGTACAGGGAAAACCACTGTCATTGAAGGAATTGTCAAAGTGTTTGGCCGGCTGAAAGGCGTCTCGGTGGATCCTGCCGAGTACGGGAAAAAAGATGGCCCGTTTCCGATTGTCATGGCGGCACCGACAGGACGCGCTGCAAAGCGAATGACAGAATCCACAGGACTTCCGGCCTCCACGATCCACCGGCTCCTCGGTTATAAAGGTGAAAACGAAGGGTATTTCGAAAAAGATGATGATGATCCCATTGACGGTGAGCTCCTGATCATTGATGAGGTGTCCATGGTGGATACGTGGCTGATGAATCAGCTCTTAAAAGCGACACCGACCTGGATGCAGGTTATATTTGTCGGTGATGAGGATCAGCTTCCGAGCGTCGGACCGGGTCAGGTATTGGAGGACCTGCTGGCCTCGGATGCGGCGCCGAACGTGCGGCTTGTCGATATCTTCCGACAGGAAGAAGGATCGAGAATCATCGATTTTTCCCATCAGATTAAAGAAAGCCGATTGCCGCCGGAGGGAATCGATACGTCGAATAAAGACTTGCGGTTTTTCCCTTGTCAGACGCAAGGGGTGCAGACAATCGTCAGACAGGTTTGTGAAGGCGCAGTGAAAAAGGGCTATCACGCCAGGGATATACAGGTGCTCGCCCCGATGTATAAAGGGGAGGCCGGTGTGGACGCATTAAACGTCATGCTACAGAATCTGTTTAACCCGAAGCGTGAACGCGTGCGTGAAGTGCAGTTTGGTGAGGTGACCTACCGCGTCGGCGATATGGTCCTTCAACTGATCAATGATCCGGAAAATAACGTCTTTAACGGTGACCGGGGAGAGATCGTGTCGATCATCAGGGCGAAAGAAACCGTTGAAAAAGTCATGAAAATCACGATTTCCTTTAACGGGGAGGAAGTCGATTATGAACGGAATGATCTGAATATGATCACCCATGCGTATTGCTGTACGATTCATAAATCACAGGGCAGTGAGTTTCCGATCGTCGTAATGCCCGTTGTGAAAAGCTATTGGCGGATGCTCAGAAAGAAGCTCATATACACAGGTGCAACGAGGGCCAAAGGATACCTGATTCTTTGCGGAGAATGGGATGCTCTTGAGAAGGCGGTAGTGACAGGTGAAGAGACCCTCAGAAGAACGACATTGAAGGAGAGGCTTCTGTCAGTTGTACCGGCCAAAGAAAAGGAAGAGGGACGTTGA
- the alaS gene encoding alanine--tRNA ligase, producing MKRLTSAEVRQMYLDFFKEKGHAVEPSASLVPHEDPSLLWINSGVATLKKYFDGRVIPDNPRIVNAQKSIRTNDIENVGKTARHHTFFEMLGNFSIGDYFKEEAILWAWEFLTDKRWIGFDADKLAVTIYPEDDEAFEIWHQKVGLPKERIIRLEENFWDIGEGPCGPNTEIFYDRGEAYGNDPNDPEMFPGGENERHLEIWNLVFSQFNHNPDGSYTPLPKKNIDTGMGLERMVSVIQDARTNFDTDLFVPLIEETERLSGKTYGEDDQADTAFKVIADHIRTVTFAISDGALPSNEGRGYVLRRLLRRAVRYAKQLGLDDAFMYKLVPVVGSIMTEFYPEVGEKADFIAKVVKTEEDRFHETLQDGMNMIVNLIKEAKENGQTDISGEAVFKLYDTYGFPVDLTEEYVEEAGLTVDKAGFDKEMKAQRDRARSARQDSGSMQLQDEVLGSIEEASSFTGYTHLQDEGTVSAIVKDGSRVDFATEGDEIQFMLTRTPFYAESGGQLADQGTVHAEGVTVEVDDVKKAPNGQHLHIGKISEGTLKAGAAVTAEVKERMRKAIIKNHTATHLLHQALKDVLGEHVNQAGSSVGDDRLRFDFSHFGQMTEEEVNRVEAIVNEKIWASIPVEIMNTSIDHAKEMGAMALFGEKYGKEVRVVQVGEYSLELCGGCHVQNTAEIGLFKLVSEAGIGAGVRRVEAVTGKGAYEFMNHQLAYLDEAAAKLKTKVADVPYRVDQLQKQLREKDKEVESLSAKLSNLEAGSVLDDVETIEGIPVLYKQVEAKDMNTLRKTADTLKEKIPSGIIVIGAVTGDKVSIVASVSKDYVTEGYHAGNLVKEIAGMCGGGGGGRPDMAQAGGKNPDALPEALKKVPELIKSM from the coding sequence ATGAAACGATTAACATCTGCAGAAGTAAGGCAAATGTATCTGGATTTTTTTAAGGAGAAAGGACATGCAGTGGAGCCGAGTGCATCACTCGTTCCCCATGAAGATCCGTCGTTGCTGTGGATTAACAGCGGGGTTGCAACGCTGAAGAAGTATTTTGACGGACGGGTGATTCCGGACAATCCGCGGATTGTCAATGCCCAAAAATCCATTCGTACAAACGACATCGAAAATGTGGGGAAAACAGCGCGCCATCATACCTTTTTTGAGATGCTCGGTAATTTCTCTATTGGAGACTATTTTAAGGAAGAAGCGATCCTCTGGGCATGGGAATTTCTCACAGACAAACGCTGGATCGGTTTCGATGCGGATAAACTCGCTGTTACGATCTATCCGGAAGATGATGAAGCCTTTGAAATCTGGCATCAGAAAGTCGGTTTGCCGAAAGAACGGATTATCCGCCTGGAAGAGAATTTCTGGGATATTGGTGAAGGACCGTGTGGACCAAATACCGAAATCTTTTACGACCGCGGAGAAGCATACGGCAACGACCCGAATGATCCGGAAATGTTCCCCGGCGGTGAAAATGAGCGGCACCTGGAGATTTGGAACCTGGTATTCAGCCAGTTCAATCACAACCCGGACGGCAGCTACACGCCTCTTCCGAAGAAAAATATTGATACCGGCATGGGACTTGAACGCATGGTTTCAGTCATTCAGGATGCACGGACCAATTTCGATACGGACCTGTTTGTACCGCTCATTGAGGAAACAGAGCGCCTGTCCGGCAAAACGTATGGGGAAGATGACCAGGCGGATACCGCGTTTAAAGTCATCGCCGATCATATCCGCACGGTGACATTTGCGATTTCTGATGGTGCCTTGCCTTCCAACGAGGGGCGCGGGTATGTCCTGCGACGTCTGTTGAGACGGGCGGTGCGTTATGCCAAGCAGCTCGGTCTCGATGATGCATTTATGTATAAGCTGGTCCCTGTGGTTGGGTCGATCATGACGGAGTTTTATCCCGAGGTGGGGGAGAAAGCGGACTTTATCGCCAAAGTGGTAAAAACGGAAGAAGACCGGTTCCATGAAACTCTCCAGGACGGGATGAACATGATCGTTAACCTGATTAAAGAAGCCAAGGAAAATGGGCAGACAGACATTTCGGGTGAGGCCGTCTTCAAACTGTATGATACGTACGGATTTCCAGTCGATCTGACGGAAGAATACGTCGAGGAAGCCGGTTTGACCGTAGATAAAGCCGGTTTTGACAAAGAAATGAAAGCGCAGCGTGACAGAGCCCGTTCCGCCCGTCAGGATTCCGGATCCATGCAGCTTCAGGATGAAGTTCTCGGCAGCATTGAAGAAGCCAGTTCATTTACGGGTTATACACACCTGCAAGATGAAGGTACGGTCTCAGCGATCGTGAAAGATGGAAGCCGGGTTGATTTTGCAACAGAAGGCGATGAGATACAGTTTATGCTCACAAGAACGCCTTTTTATGCGGAAAGCGGCGGACAGCTGGCGGATCAGGGCACCGTCCACGCTGAGGGTGTAACCGTTGAAGTAGACGATGTGAAGAAGGCGCCGAATGGTCAGCATCTGCATATCGGAAAGATCTCGGAAGGTACACTGAAAGCTGGTGCAGCGGTAACAGCCGAAGTCAAAGAACGGATGCGAAAAGCGATCATCAAGAATCATACGGCTACGCATCTTTTACACCAGGCATTGAAGGATGTCCTCGGTGAACACGTGAACCAGGCCGGTTCTTCTGTCGGGGACGACAGACTCCGTTTTGACTTTTCCCACTTCGGTCAGATGACCGAAGAAGAGGTTAATCGAGTGGAAGCGATTGTCAACGAAAAAATTTGGGCATCGATTCCGGTTGAGATCATGAATACGAGCATCGACCATGCAAAAGAAATGGGCGCAATGGCGCTTTTCGGTGAGAAATACGGGAAAGAAGTCCGCGTCGTTCAGGTCGGCGAATACAGTTTGGAGCTGTGTGGAGGCTGTCACGTGCAGAACACTGCTGAAATCGGTCTTTTCAAGCTCGTCTCTGAGGCAGGTATCGGTGCCGGGGTCAGACGTGTGGAGGCCGTTACCGGAAAGGGTGCATACGAGTTCATGAATCATCAGCTTGCCTATCTTGATGAAGCGGCTGCAAAGCTGAAGACGAAGGTGGCAGATGTGCCATACCGGGTCGATCAGCTGCAAAAGCAGTTAAGAGAGAAGGACAAGGAAGTGGAATCCCTCTCAGCCAAGCTCAGCAATCTCGAAGCAGGGTCCGTTCTTGATGACGTGGAGACAATCGAAGGAATCCCCGTCCTTTATAAGCAGGTCGAAGCAAAGGATATGAATACCCTGCGTAAGACGGCAGACACGCTGAAAGAGAAGATTCCATCCGGAATTATTGTGATTGGTGCTGTCACCGGTGACAAAGTCAGTATTGTCGCGAGTGTGTCAAAAGATTATGTCACAGAAGGGTATCATGCCGGTAATCTGGTGAAGGAAATCGCGGGGATGTGCGGCGGCGGCGGAGGTGGTCGTCCTGATATGGCACAGGCTGGCGGCAAGAATCCGGATGCTCTTCCTGAAGCGTTGAAAAAAGTGCCTGAATTAATAAAAAGCATGTGA
- the ruvX gene encoding Holliday junction resolvase RuvX — translation MKIIGLDVGTKTIGIAVSDPFGWTAQGVETHRRKKGKENEDVQRIVDLVEEEGAEQIVVGLPKNMNGTIGPSGELCQAFAESLKEATGLPVILWDERLTTAAAEKTLISADVSRKKRKNVIDKMAAVFILQGYLDSRS, via the coding sequence ATGAAAATAATCGGTCTGGACGTCGGTACGAAAACGATCGGGATTGCCGTGAGTGATCCCTTTGGGTGGACGGCACAGGGCGTCGAAACGCACCGGCGTAAGAAAGGCAAAGAAAACGAAGACGTTCAACGGATCGTGGATCTTGTTGAAGAAGAAGGTGCGGAACAGATTGTTGTGGGCCTTCCGAAGAACATGAACGGGACGATCGGACCGAGCGGCGAGCTATGCCAGGCCTTTGCCGAGTCGCTGAAAGAGGCAACCGGTCTTCCGGTTATTCTCTGGGATGAGCGGCTGACAACGGCAGCTGCAGAGAAAACACTGATCAGTGCCGACGTCAGTCGGAAGAAGCGCAAGAATGTGATCGATAAAATGGCTGCGGTTTTTATACTGCAGGGGTATCTGGACTCAAGATCATGA
- a CDS encoding YczE/YyaS/YitT family protein, whose amino-acid sequence MWFRWAVFTAGLIVMSFGIALMIRAELGSAPWDVLHVGLFMQIGLTVGTWTIIMGGLLLAVAGLITREWPKAGAYLNMLLVGMFVDTFLFLIPVPDLMLVKILFLIVGIGVMGFGIGIYISPRMGAGPRDSVMLAIAERSPLSVARVRLYMEGSVLVAGWLIGGPVFIGTIIFSLAIGHITGWSLSICDKWMNNRMEERGMRFENIN is encoded by the coding sequence ATGTGGTTCCGGTGGGCTGTTTTTACCGCTGGACTGATTGTGATGAGTTTCGGTATTGCATTGATGATCCGTGCTGAACTCGGGAGTGCCCCTTGGGATGTTCTGCATGTCGGACTCTTTATGCAGATCGGTCTGACGGTGGGTACCTGGACGATTATCATGGGCGGATTGCTTTTGGCAGTCGCAGGTCTCATCACGAGAGAGTGGCCAAAAGCAGGGGCTTATTTAAATATGCTGCTCGTTGGCATGTTTGTCGATACATTTTTGTTTCTGATTCCGGTTCCTGACCTGATGCTTGTCAAGATCCTGTTTTTGATTGTTGGGATCGGGGTTATGGGATTTGGAATTGGGATCTATATATCCCCGAGAATGGGAGCCGGACCGAGGGACAGTGTGATGCTTGCCATTGCAGAGCGGTCCCCGCTCTCTGTGGCACGCGTTCGCCTTTATATGGAAGGAAGTGTCTTGGTAGCGGGCTGGCTGATTGGGGGCCCGGTGTTTATCGGTACGATCATATTCAGTCTCGCGATCGGACATATTACCGGCTGGTCACTGTCCATCTGTGACAAATGGATGAACAATCGAATGGAAGAGAGAGGGATGCGGTTTGAAAATATCAACTAA
- the cymR gene encoding cysteine metabolism transcriptional regulator CymR, which produces MKISTKGRYGLTIMMALARKYGEGPVSLKSIAHEHALSEHYLEQLIAPLRNAALVKSVRGAYGGYMLAKEPESITAGDVIRVLEGPITPVEIIDDEEPAKRDLRIKIRDAVKDVLDSTTLEDLANYEGEEDQENYMFYI; this is translated from the coding sequence TTGAAAATATCAACTAAAGGACGTTATGGATTAACGATTATGATGGCACTTGCCAGAAAATATGGTGAAGGTCCTGTGTCGTTAAAATCAATTGCGCATGAACATGCGTTGTCAGAACATTACCTCGAACAGCTGATTGCACCGCTTCGAAACGCTGCGCTCGTGAAGAGTGTGCGGGGTGCTTACGGGGGCTATATGCTTGCAAAAGAGCCCGAATCGATTACAGCGGGCGATGTGATCCGGGTTCTCGAAGGTCCGATCACACCCGTTGAGATCATCGACGATGAAGAGCCTGCAAAGCGGGATCTCCGGATCAAAATCCGTGATGCGGTCAAAGACGTTCTTGATTCAACCACCCTCGAGGATCTGGCGAATTATGAGGGAGAAGAAGATCAGGAAAATTACATGTTCTATATCTGA
- a CDS encoding tetratricopeptide repeat protein, protein MDKNQQAVKAMQDGELETAAKLLNESIEENPKDPVGYINFGNLLSAVGENEKATVFFDRALSLDGSQATAAYGKGNALYNLEQFPESAAAYQEALKLGLVEADVYYMLGMCHYQQNDFLRASAQLKTAVDQNPSDVDAWFHYGLSLAQTEHISEAVEAFLRVNELDDAHADSWFNLGVAYAYQDDAEKALDAFERSLAIQPDHALSANGKKQMDAVLNGEGSE, encoded by the coding sequence GTGGATAAGAATCAGCAGGCAGTAAAAGCAATGCAGGACGGCGAACTTGAAACAGCGGCAAAGCTGTTAAATGAGAGTATTGAAGAGAACCCGAAGGATCCGGTCGGATATATCAACTTTGGAAATCTTTTGTCCGCCGTCGGTGAGAACGAAAAGGCCACGGTGTTTTTTGACCGTGCACTTTCTCTTGACGGGAGTCAGGCAACAGCTGCATACGGGAAGGGGAACGCTCTTTATAACCTCGAGCAGTTCCCTGAATCGGCAGCGGCTTATCAGGAAGCACTGAAGCTCGGTCTGGTTGAGGCCGACGTGTACTACATGCTCGGGATGTGCCATTACCAGCAGAACGACTTTTTACGGGCCTCAGCACAGCTGAAAACCGCCGTTGATCAAAATCCGTCTGATGTGGACGCATGGTTTCACTATGGCCTCAGTCTGGCCCAAACGGAGCATATCAGTGAGGCGGTTGAGGCTTTTTTACGGGTGAACGAGCTCGATGATGCCCACGCAGACAGCTGGTTTAACCTCGGCGTTGCCTATGCCTATCAGGACGATGCCGAAAAAGCCCTGGATGCTTTTGAGCGCTCCCTTGCCATTCAGCCGGATCATGCGCTCAGTGCGAACGGAAAGAAACAGATGGATGCGGTGTTGAACGGGGAAGGCAGCGAGTAA